A segment of the Sphingobacterium oryzagri genome:
AGCAACGATCTTGCGCAATTTAGTTCTATGCAAATTGAACGCGGAACAACGAATCCTTTCGCCCGCACCTACTCCCTATCTATTAATGCTTCATTTTAACATTATGAGAACAAGCTATTTACTATATTCCTTCTGCAGTATCTTATGGCTAACAACGCTCAGCAGTTGCGAAAAATTTCTTTCAGAAACCCCGAGAACCAGCGTCTCTGACGAGCAACTTTTTACGACATCAGCAGGCTTTGAACAAGCCCTGAATGGCGTATATGTCCGCATAGGTGGGAGATCATTATACGGTGACAATCTTTCTATGGGCTACTTAAGTGCTCTGGCAAAAAACTATAACGTTTCGTCCTCCTCACATTATTTCTTTCGGACGACTACGTTTAACTATGAAAACTCATCGTTAATCAACAGTATCTGGAATCAGGCCTATCGTTCGATTGCCACATTAAACAATATCCTATCGTTCATCGACGAGCGTCGCCATGTATTCAGCAGCAATCGCTATGCAGAAATCAAAGGCGAATCATTAGCCATGCGTGCATTTTTACATTTTGATCTGCTTCGTCTCTTTGGCGCCAACTATCAAAGTCAGCCTCAGGCTATTTCCATACCTTACAGAAAGACTTACACGTTGCAGGTCAAACCTGCACAACCTGCAAATGAAGTGATCGCCGAGATATTAGCTGACCTTACAGAAGCTGAAACATTGTTAGCAGACGACCCTATCAACAGTGAAAATTTAAACAATAGACGTTATCGATTAAATCGATACGCCATTTTAGCATTGAAAGCCCGTATTTACCAGTACATTGGCGACAAAGCCGAAGCATCCCGCTATGCCAACATGGTGATCGCGAGCAATCTTTTTTCTTTTGTTGAAAACGCGGCGATATCCACCATCAATCCGGGACGAAAGGATCGGCTTTTTACGACGGAACTTGTCTTCGGGTTACGTGTGATTGACATCCAAAACTGGACGGATATTGGTGATTTACCATATTTTCGATATTCATATGGTGGTAGCGACAATGCCGAGTTAACACTTAACGAAGCAAACTTTCGCGATCTTTTTGAGGCTGCGATCAATCCAACAGATTTCCGCTACTAATACCTTATTGAGGTGGACCCAGCAGATAATAACAATTTCAGCATACGTTATCCCTCCAAATATTGGCAAACGTGGGTCTCTGACGTCGGTGAAACGAACGCTGATCGTCTGGATCAAACTGTACCGCTGATCCGCATCAGCGAAATGTACTATATTTTGGCAGACGGCGCCAATACCATCACCGAAGCGCTGGGCTACCTCAATACCGTAAGGCAACATCGGGGAATCACGAACTTGCTTACTACAAGCTCCATAAACAGTACAAATCTCTTATTGGCCGAGATTACGAAAGAGTATCGAAAAGAATTTTATGCCGAGGGGCAAACGTTTTTCTGGTACAAATTGCAAAATTCACCTACCATGCTATTTTACAACGGTGTGGTCAGACCGGAAAACTACATCTTTCCCATTCCGCTAGCAGAAGTGGAATATAATCCCACGTACTAAACATTTGTTTTAATCTAATGCATATTAACATGAAAAAAATACTTGTAATAGCAGTCACCCTGTTCCTATTTTTTGGTTGCTCCAAAAATGAGCATCTTCTATATACAGAGAAAAGAGCGTTATCTTTTGCCAACAGAAGCCCGCTAACAACAGGCGATTCACTCGTATACTCCTTTGTCTCCAATGCGGTGCAAGGCAATCGCGACACATTGTACTTACCACTCAGGCTGACGGGCGATTTATTGACTCAGGAATTACCTTTTAGCCTTGAAGTCGCACCGGGCAGCACTGCACAAGAGCATGTACATTATGAGTTTACACCGACCATTTTTCCAGCAGACACTGCGACTCATAACTATCCAATCATCCTTTTGCGCACGCCAGAGCTCGTAACGGAAACCCGAACGCTAAACCTAAGCATCGTCGCCAACGACAATTTTGACGTTGGCCCCCTGTCTAACGAAACTGCCGTCGTACGAGGTGTCGTATCGAGGCGAAGCTATGAAACAGTAAAACTGCAACTCACTGACCGCCTAGTGAGGCCCTCTTGGTGGGGCTTCGCAGAAAATTATTATTATGGCTCATATAGTGAAGTGCGTTATCGATTTATGATTGAAACCTGCGGCATTACCGACTTTTCTTACCTCACATTGAGTTTTCCTTTAATAATAAATTACATCGCTTTGTTGCAAAGCGCCGCCATAGAATATGAACGTGTCAACGGGCAGCCTTTACGCGATGAAAACGGTGCTATTATATCTTTTTAAACGCCAAAACTTATGAAAGCCATTAAAATATCCATCATTAGCTGCCTGATACTGCTATCGGGTTGCTACAAAGACAATAATAACTACACTGTAAACCCTATTAATGAAGTAAGGATTACAACTTCGGCCGACGCCTACGCTGTGCAACAATTATCGACGCTATCCATCCGTCCGCAACTCTCCTACAGTCTTGACAGTACGGACAGTTATTCCTACGAATGGAAAATTTTTACACCGAATAGCAGCGCTGTCGTTCCTTACAGCGAAATTTTGGCCACGACCAAAGATTTAAACGAAATTATTTACAGTCCTGCACGCGAATACAATTTAATCTACACGGTTATAAACAACCGCACCGGGGTTCGCTATTTTAAGGAAATGCGCCTAACCGTCAACTCCGGGTTTTATGAAGGCCTAGTGGTAGCATACAACAATGGAAACCAAGGCGAACTAGGCTTTATACGCGCAGATAACGAGGTTGCCCTGAACCTGATGCAAGCAATAAACGACGGACCGACTGACGCGCCTATTCTTCGCACCAATACGCTTATCGTTGGCTCGATAGGTCTGCTCAACTTGACGACAAGAAACAACCATTATCAAATTGATGTGAATGAATTTAGGGTGTTGCGCGATAAATCAACCTTATTTTCCAGCCCGATCAATCAGTTTTCCGGTGGATTTCTTGGTGCTAACAAATTGAGCTTTTTTGATGTACCTTCCGATATTTACTACATTACAAATGGGCATGTGTATGCCGACATGGGTATCGATTTTGCCGGCGCGATGGCTAATATGTACTCGCAATCGTTCTATTATACCGGTGGTGATTATAATTTATTTCCATTTATTTTCGATGGTTCAGGGGGAACTCCAATTTATTTCTATGACAACCTCAGCAAACGCCTATTACAAGCAACGTATAACGGCCGTTCGCTATCTAACGTCACACGCAAAACAGCGGATGTGTACGATCCGGGCACGATCAACAAGACCGCGGTAGCCGCCATGGCAGGCTATGGCAGCACAGCCTATTTTATTATGCACGATGAAAGTAGTCGCTATTACGTTTATACGATGTCGCGCAACACAACAGCTACGGCAAACAATATACTGGAAGTAAACTTAAGCGCTGTGCCTCAATTTGCCAACGCGAGGATTTTTGATTCCCGAGATGATCAACGCTTGATTTATTACGCCGTGGGCAACCAATTGTATATGTACAACCTCACCAACAATTCGGCCTCCGTCGTACTGTCGTTTAGCGGCAACGAACAAATTGCAGACATCCAAGTGTATCGGCCCAAATTATGGCAAAACAGCACCTATGCTGATGCAAACAGACGGTTGTATGTTGCGACCAACAATGGCCAAACGGGCAAAGTTTATCAATATAGACTGGAAGAAAATGGCAGCGTGCATGCTACACCGGATAATGAATACACCGGATTCGGAGCGATTGTCAATATCGACTACCGCAATCCGAATGAATAAATAAACTTGTTTTTCTTAGGAAAAGGTCGTATGCAGCAGCGTACGGCCTTTTTCTTTTGCTGTCGATGGTTTCAGCTATCAGCCGAAATGGAGCAAACCAATTGGCTGGCGAAACACAGCAGGCAGCGCGAAAAACAGCCTCATCGAAACTTTTAATCAAAAATATAATCTTTAAAATGCCGAACGAAAGGCCTGAGTTAACCCGCTAATCACGAGACTTGACAAGCGCTAAGCGACCTGTAGCTAACGTGCGGAGCTTAAATTCGGCTTGCTTGATCTTTACTCCACACTTTTTCGGCCCAACGACCTACAAACCAAA
Coding sequences within it:
- a CDS encoding PKD-like family lipoprotein codes for the protein MKAIKISIISCLILLSGCYKDNNNYTVNPINEVRITTSADAYAVQQLSTLSIRPQLSYSLDSTDSYSYEWKIFTPNSSAVVPYSEILATTKDLNEIIYSPAREYNLIYTVINNRTGVRYFKEMRLTVNSGFYEGLVVAYNNGNQGELGFIRADNEVALNLMQAINDGPTDAPILRTNTLIVGSIGLLNLTTRNNHYQIDVNEFRVLRDKSTLFSSPINQFSGGFLGANKLSFFDVPSDIYYITNGHVYADMGIDFAGAMANMYSQSFYYTGGDYNLFPFIFDGSGGTPIYFYDNLSKRLLQATYNGRSLSNVTRKTADVYDPGTINKTAVAAMAGYGSTAYFIMHDESSRYYVYTMSRNTTATANNILEVNLSAVPQFANARIFDSRDDQRLIYYAVGNQLYMYNLTNNSASVVLSFSGNEQIADIQVYRPKLWQNSTYADANRRLYVATNNGQTGKVYQYRLEENGSVHATPDNEYTGFGAIVNIDYRNPNE
- a CDS encoding DUF4843 domain-containing protein; this translates as MKKILVIAVTLFLFFGCSKNEHLLYTEKRALSFANRSPLTTGDSLVYSFVSNAVQGNRDTLYLPLRLTGDLLTQELPFSLEVAPGSTAQEHVHYEFTPTIFPADTATHNYPIILLRTPELVTETRTLNLSIVANDNFDVGPLSNETAVVRGVVSRRSYETVKLQLTDRLVRPSWWGFAENYYYGSYSEVRYRFMIETCGITDFSYLTLSFPLIINYIALLQSAAIEYERVNGQPLRDENGAIISF
- a CDS encoding RagB/SusD family nutrient uptake outer membrane protein, producing MRTSYLLYSFCSILWLTTLSSCEKFLSETPRTSVSDEQLFTTSAGFEQALNGVYVRIGGRSLYGDNLSMGYLSALAKNYNVSSSSHYFFRTTTFNYENSSLINSIWNQAYRSIATLNNILSFIDERRHVFSSNRYAEIKGESLAMRAFLHFDLLRLFGANYQSQPQAISIPYRKTYTLQVKPAQPANEVIAEILADLTEAETLLADDPINSENLNNRRYRLNRYAILALKARIYQYIGDKAEASRYANMVIASNLFSFVENAAISTINPGRKDRLFTTELVFGLRVIDIQNWTDIGDLPYFRYSYGGSDNAELTLNEANFRDLFEAAINPTDFRY
- a CDS encoding RagB/SusD family nutrient uptake outer membrane protein, which codes for MDPADNNNFSIRYPSKYWQTWVSDVGETNADRLDQTVPLIRISEMYYILADGANTITEALGYLNTVRQHRGITNLLTTSSINSTNLLLAEITKEYRKEFYAEGQTFFWYKLQNSPTMLFYNGVVRPENYIFPIPLAEVEYNPTY